A window of the Hypomesus transpacificus isolate Combined female chromosome 8, fHypTra1, whole genome shotgun sequence genome harbors these coding sequences:
- the mllt10 gene encoding protein AF-10, with protein sequence MVSGERCLAADDDILVNNMKEMIGGCCVCSDERGWAENPLVYCDGHGCNVAVHQACYGIVQVPTGPWFCRKCESQERAARVRCELCPHKDGALKRTDNGGWAHVVCALYIPEVEFANVSTMEPIVLQSVPHDRYNKTCYICEDQGRESKAASGACMTCNKHGCRQAFHVTCAQFAGLLCEEQGSDADNVKYCGYCKYHYSKLKHKERDRHKLKHRKSLELGTSLITSISSADKVRALLLSLPLPHLLPLSPPPPLVEH encoded by the exons ATGGTCTCCGGCGAGAGGTGTCTGGCAGCGGACGACGATATCTTGGTGAATAATATGAAGGAGATGATTGGAGGTTGCTGTGTATGCTCAGACGAGAGAGGCTGGGCAGAGAACCCACTCGTCTACTGCGATGGTCATGGTTGCAATGTTGCTGTTCACCAAG cttgCTACGGCATTGTGCAGGTGCCCACAGGACCCTGGTTCTGCAGGAAGTGTGAGTCTCAAGAAAGAGCTGCCAGAGTG aGGTGTGAGCTGTGTCCCCACAAAGATGGCGCCCTGAAGAGGACAGACAACGGCG gctgGGCCCATGTGGTGTGTGCTCTCTATATTCCGGAGGTGGAGTTTGCCAACGTGTCCACTATGGAACCCATTGTGCTGCAGTCTGTACCTCACGATCGCTACAACAAG acgtgCTACATCTGTGAAGACCAGGGCAGAGAGAGTAAAGCGGCCTCGGGTGCCTGTATGACCTGTAATAAACATGGCTGCCGACAGGCCTTCCACGTCACATG tGCCCAGTTTGCTGGGTTGCTGTGTGAGGAGCAAGGATCGGATGCAGACAATGTGAAGTACTGTGGATACTGCAAATACCACTACAGCAAACTG aagcataaagagagagacaggcacaaACTCAAACACAGGAAGAGTCTGGAGCTGGGCACCTCTCTCatcacctccatctcctccgCAGACAAGGTGAGGGcactcctcctttctcttcctctgccccacctcctccccctctctcctcctccacctctagTAGAACATTGA